In a genomic window of Shouchella clausii:
- a CDS encoding PSP1 domain-containing protein: MHEVIGVRFKKAGKIYYFSPGPFQLTGAEAVIVETSRGVEYGKIVVPPKFVSEEDIVLPLKPVMRVATSKDEETVRENKRAAEDAFATCHEKIVEHQLDMKLVDVEYTFDRNKVLFYFTADGRIDFRELVKDLAAIFRTRIELRQIGVRDEAKMLGGIGPCGRMLCCSTFLGDFEPVSIKMAKDQNLSLNPAKISGLCGRLMCCLKYENDTYEEAKKEMPDIGKPIVTPDGKGKVVGLNLLDRIVQVQLAEEQQTLEYAFEELMRKETVASEATE; this comes from the coding sequence AAGCTGTTATTGTTGAAACGTCCCGGGGCGTTGAGTACGGGAAAATTGTTGTTCCTCCAAAGTTTGTTAGTGAAGAGGACATCGTCTTGCCATTAAAGCCAGTGATGCGTGTGGCGACTAGCAAAGACGAAGAAACAGTGAGAGAAAACAAACGGGCCGCTGAAGACGCATTTGCAACATGCCACGAGAAAATTGTAGAGCATCAACTAGACATGAAGCTTGTTGATGTGGAATACACGTTTGACCGCAACAAAGTGCTCTTTTATTTTACTGCTGATGGGCGAATCGATTTTCGTGAGCTCGTTAAAGACTTAGCAGCGATTTTTCGGACAAGGATTGAGCTTCGGCAGATCGGTGTCCGCGACGAAGCAAAAATGCTTGGCGGCATTGGCCCTTGTGGTCGGATGCTTTGCTGTTCAACGTTTTTAGGCGACTTTGAGCCAGTCTCGATTAAAATGGCAAAAGACCAAAATTTATCGTTAAACCCAGCGAAAATTTCCGGTCTTTGCGGCCGGTTAATGTGTTGTTTAAAGTATGAAAATGACACATATGAGGAAGCTAAGAAAGAAATGCCTGACATTGGCAAGCCGATTGTTACGCCTGATGGCAAAGGCAAAGTCGTTGGCTTAAATTTGCTTGACCGAATCGTTCAAGTCCAACTGGCAGAAGAACAGCAAACGCTGGAGTATGCTTTTGAAGAACTGATGAGAAAGGAGACAGTCGCTTCGGAAGCAACTGAATAA